The following are from one region of the Fusarium keratoplasticum isolate Fu6.1 chromosome 4, whole genome shotgun sequence genome:
- a CDS encoding NADH-cytochrome b5 reductase: MSSGDNSLFARHYIDYVYMPGLLLIVGTLIVKKEWTPYAALLAVAFGAYNFLAFQVKKVLKPDVFQEFELEEKTIISHNVAIYRFKLPSPKHILGLPIGQHISIGAPCVQPDGSTKEIVRSYTPISGDHQPGYFDLLIKSYPQGNISKHMASLVVGQPIRVRGPKGAFVYTPNMVRHFGMVAGGTGITPMLQVIRAIIRGRAAGDKTEVDLIFANVSPQDILLKEDLDSLAAQDAGIRIHYVLDKPPEGWTGGVGYVTADMITKWLPKPADDVKILLCGPPPMISGLKKAAESLGFKKARPVSKLEDQIFAF, translated from the exons ATGTCTTCCGGCGACAACTCGCTCTTCGCGAGGCACTACATCGACTATGTCTACATGCCCGGCCTGCTACTCATCGTCGGAACCCTCatcgtcaagaaggagtGGACGCCCTAcgccgccctcctcgccgtcgcaTTTGGCGCCTACAACTTCCTCGCTTTCC AGGTGAAGAAGGTCCTCAAGCCTGATGTCTTCCAGGAGttcgagctcgaggagaagaccaTCATCTCGCACAATGTCGCCAT CTACCGCTTCAAGCTCCCCAGCCCCAAGcacatcctcggcctcccCATCGGCCAGCACATTTCCATCGGCGCCCCCTGTGTCCAGCCCGATGGTTCTACCAAGGAGATTGTCCGCTCTTACACCCCCATCTCTGGTGACCACCAGCCCGGCTACTTCGACCTTCTGATCAAGTCGTACCCCCAGGGCAACATCTCTAAGCACATGGCCTcgctcgtcgtcggccagCCCATCCGCGTCCGTGGCCCCAAGGGCGCCTTCGTCTACACTCCCAACATGGTCCGTCACTTCGGCATGGTCGCCGGTGGCACTGGAATCACCCCTATGCTCCAGGTCATCCGGGCCATCATCCGAGGCCGCGCTGCCGGAGACAAGACCGAGGTCgacctcatctttgccaacgTCTCGCCCCAGgatatcctcctcaaggaggaCCTCGACTCTCTTGCCGCCCAGGACGCCGGTATCCGCATCCACTACGTCCTCGACAAGCCTCCGGAGGGCTGGACTGGTGGCGTCGGCTATGTTACCGCCGACATGATCACC AAATGGCTCCCCAAGCCCGCCGACGatgtcaagatcctcctctgTGGACCTCCTCCCATGATTAGCGgtctcaagaaggccgcaGAGAGCCTTGGCTTCAAGAAGGCTCGCCCCGTCAGCAAGCTCGAGGACCAGATCTTTGCCTTTTAA
- a CDS encoding RNA polymerase II-associated protein, with translation MATQQNGTANGVNGDAPAGPVSTRFTDIPSAIDIPVQGDQEDEAVEIDLEDLVDDPTELCTLFENERAAKTYWMTVALAYAKQHKIDHAIEMLLRGGSAIQSNSTNPRDKVSMICCLCWMYLWKSREAPRVAPDGTRVSEAKTKEYYLQLATSSLNDAARLNPSFPPIFLARGVLLLLRASLQAPSKTAGGIGSEKHELLKTAVKSFDDALRVSQGKNMLALMGKARALFSMHKYPDSLAIYQDVLHKMPDLVDPDPRIGIGCCFWQLGFKDDAKMAWERCLEINPNSKVANILLGLYYLDASGHVPVNSDEFLKLYKKAMTEYTQKSFKLDKDLPLTCSTFANYFLSRKAWDNADKLAHKAIQYTDVNAIASDGWYLLARKEHYSGNTERATDYYRRADDARGGTETGYLPAKFGVAQLSVLKNDLGEAKLRLEKMIQQSKNHEAMILLGTLYAEEVFANQVSDSKEDKSAELKKAITLLEGARNAWKDPKKTLAPDASVLLNLARLYETDHPDKALQCLQQVEQLELDQVPPSERPEDVTDEAEIKAALRKSLPPQLLNNIGCFHSQAEKHELASDMFEAALGACIKIGEKDPDMDTDALVSTISFNLARSYESRGLTDKAVEVYEGLLARHDDYTDARARLAYIKLRKNPNKEGPDAVAKLYQENNTDLEVRALYGWYLGRVHSRKRPSNIVEDPEFRHYKHTLQNYDKHDRHALVGMGNLYLIQAREMRRESESDKQKRSATYGKAVEFFEKALSLDPKNAYAAQGIAIALVEDKKDYKSALGIFNKVRETLRDSHLYVNLGHIYAELRQYSKAIEHYEIALSRDGKANDPVILACLGRTWLNRGRTERDVDAYNKALECAQKALEVAPEQVHYKFNVAFVQIQLVTMIQGLPENKRSAEQLEKAAEGLEAAITSLDEIATHPQTPYPKHDVEQRANMARNTLRKQLERAIGKQKEWEEKNKEKIQAAKAQRELELKRREEERQKVLEEEKERQDKIKKEREAIAARDRLQAEKRAEEERARMEAEMTTDSETGEKIKRKRKTAPRASGESKPKRSGGKKKKKGDRQDDESEEEETQPKKRLRLGKKESQKYKSQELVYNSDDSDDDDDALERAERNMEREETPLSEADERAVDDDKMDVDEEANQGAGDEDDDEELAPRQQHKRARRGRVVESDDEEEEEALAPAKSASGDEDEEPRRADTSMADADDDEE, from the exons ATGGCTACGCAACAGAATGGCACCGCGAATGGTGTCAATGGCGACGCCCCTGCTGGGCCAGTCAGCACCCGATTCACCGATATCCCTTCTGCCATCGACATCCCCGTGCAAGGCGACCAAGAGGACGAAGCCGTCGAGATCGATCTCGAGGACCTGGTCGATGATCCCACCGAGCTCTGTACCCTTTTCGAAAACGAACGCGCCGCCAAGACATACTGGATGACGGTCGCTCTGGCATATGCCAAACAACACAAGATCGACCATGCCATCGAGATGCTCCTCCGAGGCGGAAGCGCCATCCAGAGCAACAGCACAAACCCGCGTGATAAGGTTAGCATGATCTGCTGTCTGTGCTGGATGTATCTGTGGAAGAGTCGAGAGGCGCCTCGAGTTGCACCCGACGGCACTCGAGTatccgaggccaagaccaaggagtACTACCTCCAGCTCGCGACATCTTCCCTGAACGACGCCGCCCGACTGAACCCATCATTCCCACCCATTTTCCTCGCCAGAGGTGTTCTATTGCTCCTGAGAGCGTCGCTGCAAGCCCCGTCCAAGACCGCTGGTGGTATTGGCTCAGAGAAGCACGAGCTCTTGAAGACTGCCGTCAAGTCTTTTGACGATGCTCTCAGGGTCTCGCAGGGAAAGAATATGCTGGCTTTGATGGGAAAAGCGCGGGCCCTGTTTTCTATGCACAAGTACCCCGACTCGCTTGCGATTTACCAAGATGTTTTGCACAAGATGCCTGATTTGGTTGATCCGGATCCTCGAATCGGCATTGGCTGTTGCTTCTGGCAGCTTGGCTTCAAGGATGACGCGAAGATGGCATGGGAGCGATGCCTTGAGATCAACCCCAATTCCAAGGTGGccaacatcctcctcggATTGTACTATCTTGACGCCAGCGGCCATGTTCCCGTTAACAGCGACGAATTCCTCAAACTCTACAAGAAGGCCATGACCGAGTACACACAAAAGtccttcaagctcgacaaggacCTTCCTCTGACCTGCTCTACCTTTGCGAACTACTTCCTGTCGAGAAAGGCATGGGACAATGCCGACAAGCTTGCACACAAGGCCATCCAGTACACGGATGTCAACGCCATTGCCAGCGATGGCTGGTATCTTCTGGCCAGAAAGGAGCATTATAGCGGTAACACCGAGCGCGCTACCGATTACTACCGTCGTGCCGATGATGCGCGAGGAGGAACAGAGACTGGTTACCTTCCCGCCAAGTTTGGAGTTGCACAGCTGTCAGTCTTGAAGAACGACCTTGGAGAAGCCAAGCTCCgcctggagaagatgattcAGCAGTCAAAGAACCATGAAGCCATGATTCTTCTGGGTACTCTGTATGCCGAGGAAGTTTTCGCCAACCAGGTTAGCGACAGCAAGGAAGATAAATCtgccgagctcaagaaggccatcaCTCTTCTTGAAGGTGCCCGAAATGCATGGAAGGACCCAAAGAAGACACTGGCGCCAGATGCATCAGTCCTACTGAATCTAGCACGCCTGTACGAGACAGATCACCCCGACAAGGCCCTGCAGTGCTTGCAACAGGTGGAGCAGCTTGAGCTGGACCAGGTCCCTCCTTCAGAACGCCCGGAAGATGTCACagacgaggccgagatcaaggctgccCTTCGCAAGTCTTTGCCTCCCCAACTGCTGAACAACATTGGTTGCTTCCACTCGCAAGCCGAGAAACACGAACTCGCCAGTGATATGTTTGAGGCTGCTTTGGGCGCTTGCATCAAGATTGGCGAGAAGGACCCTGACATGGACACGGATGCTCTTGTGTCCACCATCAGCTTCAACCTCGCCAGAAGCTACGAGTCACGAGGACTTACGgacaaggctgtcgaggttTATGAAGGACTTTTGGCCCGTCACGACGACTACACGGATGCTCGCGCGCGACTGGCCTACATCAAGCTCAGGAAGAACCCCAACAAGGAAGGCCCTGATGCTGTTGCCAAGTTGTACCAGGAGAACAACACCGACCTCGAGGTTCGTGCCCTCTATGGCTGGTATCTCGGCAGAGTGCACTCAAGGAAACGTCCTTCCAACATCGTCGAGGACCCGGAGTTCCGCCACTACAAGCACACTCTTCAAAACTACGACAAGCATGACCGGCATGCTCTGGTGGGAATGGGCAACCTGTACCTGATTCAAGCCCGAGAGATGCGCCGCGAGTCTGAATCAGATAAGCAAAAGAGGAGTGCAACGTACGGCAAGGCTGTTGAGTTCTTTGAGAAGGCTCTGTCCCTGGATCCAAAGAACGCATATGCCGCACAGGGTATCGCCATTGCCCTtgtggaggacaagaaggactACAAGTCCGCACTCGGCATCTTTAACAAGGTCCGGGAAACCCTTAGGGATTCGCATCTATATGTCAACTTGGGTCACATCTATGCCGAGCTGAGGCAGTACTCCAAGGCTATCGAGCACTACGAGATCGCCCTCTCGCGAGATGGCAAGGCTAATGACCCTGTGATCCTCGCTTGCCTGGGACGAACTTGGCTGAACCGTGGCCGAACGGAGCGCGACGTCGATGCATATAACAAGGCGCTCGAATGCGCTCAGAAG GCTCTTGAAGTTGCTCCCGAGCAGGTTCACTACAAGTTCAATGTTGCCTTTGTGCAGATTCAACTCGTCACGATGATTCAGGGCCTGCCGGAGAACAAGCGCTCAGCAGAGCAGCTTGAGAAGGCCGCCGAAGGGCTTGAGGCTGCCATCACATCCCTGGATGAGATTGCCACTCACCCTCAGACTCCTTATCCCAAGCACGATGTCGAACAGCGTGCCAACATGGCCCGCAACACACTGCGTAAGCAACTGGAGCGAGCCATCGGGAAGCAAAAGgagtgggaggagaagaacaaggagaagatccAAGCAGCCAAGGCTCAGCGAGAATTGGAGCTTAAGCGCCGTGAAGAAGAACGCCAAAAGGTGctcgaagaggagaaagagcgacaagacaagatcaagaaggagcgcGAAGCCATCGCTGCACGAGACAGGCTCCAGGCTGAGAAGCGAGCCGAAGAGGAGCGCGCTCGCATGGAGGCTGAGATGACGACGGACAGCGAAACGGGAGAAAAGATCAAGCGGAAGCGCAAGACTGCACCCCGAGCTTCTGGCGAGAGCAAGCCGAAGCGATCaggaggaaagaagaagaagaagggagacCGTCAAGATGACGAatcagaggaggaggagactcaGCCCAAAAAGCGTCTCCGTCTTGGGAAGAAGGAGTCCCAGAAGTACAAGAGCCAGGAGTTGGTGTATAACAGTGATGATtcagacgacgacgacgacgcgcTCGAACGTGCTGAAAGAAATATGGAAAGAGAGGAGACACCTCTATCAGAGGCGGATGAAAGggccgtcgacgacgacaagatggatgttgacgaggaggccaatCAGGGGGccggcgatgaggacgatgacgaggaactCGCTCCGCGCCAACAGCACAAGCGAGCCCGTCGTGGACGTGTCGTCGAGagtgatgacgaggaggaagaggaggcccTCGCTCCAGCCAAGAGTGCGTccggagatgaggatgaagagcctCGTCGAGCAGACACGAGCATGGCGGATGcggacgatgacgaggaatAA